The Mycobacterium sp. 3519A genome contains a region encoding:
- a CDS encoding DUF349 domain-containing protein — protein sequence MTTSEQGGQSAVPKPVPRPGPPRPAPRPGPHPTPTVAVPAASDPHRFGRVDPDGTVWLITGAGERVIGSWQAGDPEAAFEHFGRRFDDLHTEVALMERRLESGTGDARKIRAAAAALAETLPEAHVLGDVDALAARLGTIVEHADEAAQAERAKRDEFRAAQTARKEALAVEAEDIAANSTQWKVAGDRLREILEEWRTISGLDRKTDDALWKRYSTARETFNRRRGSHFAELDRERAGARQAKEALCERAEELSGSTDWGPTSAAFRDLLTEWKAAGRAAKDVDDALWQRFKAAQDIFFSARNAASSERDAELRANAEAKEALLAEAEKVDTSDLEAARAALRAIGDKWDAIGKVPRERGAELERRLRAIEKKVRDAPTGGVDPEAQARADQFRARAEQYERQAEKAQAAGRTKDAEEARANAEQWRQWADAAAQALGKRA from the coding sequence ATGACGACCAGCGAGCAGGGCGGTCAGTCCGCCGTCCCCAAACCCGTACCCCGGCCAGGACCGCCGCGGCCGGCGCCCCGCCCGGGGCCGCATCCGACGCCGACGGTCGCCGTGCCCGCGGCGAGCGATCCGCACCGGTTCGGCCGCGTCGACCCCGACGGCACCGTCTGGCTGATCACCGGCGCCGGTGAACGGGTGATCGGCTCGTGGCAGGCCGGTGATCCCGAGGCGGCGTTCGAGCACTTCGGCCGTCGCTTCGACGATCTGCACACCGAGGTGGCGCTGATGGAGCGCCGGTTGGAGTCCGGCACGGGCGACGCGCGCAAGATCAGGGCCGCCGCGGCCGCGCTCGCCGAGACGCTGCCGGAGGCCCATGTGCTCGGTGACGTCGACGCGTTGGCGGCCCGGTTGGGCACGATCGTCGAACACGCCGACGAGGCCGCGCAGGCGGAGCGGGCCAAGCGCGACGAGTTCCGTGCCGCGCAGACGGCCCGCAAGGAGGCGTTGGCGGTCGAGGCCGAGGACATCGCGGCCAATTCGACGCAGTGGAAGGTCGCCGGCGACCGGTTGCGCGAGATCCTCGAGGAATGGCGGACGATCAGCGGGCTGGACCGCAAGACCGACGACGCGTTGTGGAAGCGGTATTCGACGGCTCGCGAGACCTTCAACCGCCGCCGCGGTTCGCATTTCGCCGAACTGGACCGCGAACGCGCAGGCGCGCGGCAGGCCAAGGAGGCGTTGTGTGAACGCGCCGAGGAACTGTCCGGCTCGACGGACTGGGGCCCGACCAGTGCCGCGTTCCGCGACTTGTTGACCGAGTGGAAGGCGGCGGGCCGCGCCGCCAAAGACGTCGACGACGCGCTGTGGCAGCGGTTCAAGGCCGCGCAGGACATCTTCTTCTCAGCCCGCAACGCGGCCAGTTCCGAGCGCGACGCGGAATTGCGCGCGAACGCCGAAGCCAAGGAGGCGCTGCTGGCCGAGGCCGAGAAGGTCGACACCTCCGACCTGGAAGCCGCGCGGGCGGCGCTGCGCGCGATCGGCGATAAGTGGGACGCGATCGGCAAGGTGCCCCGCGAGCGGGGCGCCGAGTTGGAACGCCGACTGCGTGCCATCGAGAAGAAGGTGCGCGACGCGCCTACCGGCGGCGTCGATCCCGAGGCGCAGGCCAGGGCGGACCAATTCCGTGCTCGCGCAGA
- a CDS encoding DMT family transporter, whose product MHKADIAALLALGAAFFIAIGDVVHQRSAHEVTDEPVSHLDLFLRLLRDRQWWLGSIVAAVGFALQAAALGFGSVLLVQALLVTSLLFALPINARLSQRRVTRWEWMWAVLLALAVAVIVTVGNPTEGHSRASLETWTVVVAVLGPALVLCVVGARIWSGPTSAVLLALVSGALWGVFAVLTKGVVDRLDHGVWVLLRTPELYVWALVGIAGTAWQQSSFRAGALTASLPTMTVAEPLVGSVLGIVVLGEALRPGDAGWLTLIAAVVVMVVATAALARGEAAGATKQPV is encoded by the coding sequence ATGCACAAGGCGGATATCGCCGCCCTGCTCGCCCTCGGCGCTGCGTTCTTCATCGCGATCGGCGATGTCGTCCACCAGCGTTCGGCGCACGAAGTCACCGACGAACCGGTCAGCCACCTCGACCTGTTCCTGCGTCTGCTGCGCGACCGGCAGTGGTGGTTGGGCAGCATCGTCGCGGCCGTCGGGTTCGCGCTGCAAGCCGCCGCGCTCGGCTTCGGATCGGTGCTGTTGGTGCAGGCGCTGCTGGTCACGTCGCTGCTGTTCGCGCTGCCGATCAACGCCAGGCTGTCGCAGCGGCGGGTGACGCGCTGGGAGTGGATGTGGGCGGTGCTGCTGGCGCTCGCGGTCGCGGTGATCGTGACCGTCGGCAATCCGACCGAAGGCCACTCCAGGGCGTCGCTCGAGACGTGGACGGTCGTGGTCGCCGTGCTCGGTCCCGCACTGGTGCTCTGCGTGGTGGGCGCGCGGATCTGGTCGGGACCGACCAGCGCGGTGCTGCTGGCCCTGGTGTCCGGCGCGCTGTGGGGGGTGTTCGCGGTGCTGACCAAGGGCGTGGTGGACCGCCTCGACCACGGTGTGTGGGTGCTGCTGCGGACGCCGGAGTTGTACGTCTGGGCGCTGGTCGGCATCGCGGGCACAGCGTGGCAGCAGTCGTCGTTCCGGGCAGGCGCGTTGACCGCGTCGTTGCCGACGATGACCGTCGCCGAACCGCTGGTCGGGTCCGTGCTGGGCATCGTGGTGCTCGGCGAGGCGCTGCGACCGGGCGATGCCGGGTGGCTGACGTTGATCGCAGCGGTGGTGGTGATGGTGGTGGCGACGGCCGCGCTGGCCCGCGGCGAGGCGGCCGGTGCCACCAAGCAACCGGTGTGA
- the miaA gene encoding tRNA (adenosine(37)-N6)-dimethylallyltransferase MiaA — protein sequence MRPIAIIGPTGTGKSALALTVAEEVGGEIVNADAMQLYRGMDIGTAKLPQAERRGIPHHQLDVLEVTETATVARYQQAAAADIEAIAARGAVPVIVGGSMMYIQSLLDAWSFPATDAAVRAKWEGRLAEIGVGALHRELARVDADAAASILPTDGRRIVRALEVVELTGQPFAASAPVIGAPRWDTAIVGLDWDTTVLDERLAQRTDKMFAEGLVDEVRGLLRQGLRDGVTAARALGYAQVIADLDAGGDGSAAREPTFFATRRYVRRQRSWFRRDHRITWLDGGAPDNVERTLRIWRHVS from the coding sequence ATGAGACCGATCGCGATCATCGGCCCGACCGGCACCGGCAAGTCGGCGCTGGCGCTGACCGTCGCCGAGGAGGTCGGCGGGGAGATCGTGAACGCCGACGCGATGCAGCTGTACCGCGGCATGGACATCGGCACGGCGAAGCTGCCGCAGGCGGAGCGCCGCGGCATCCCGCACCATCAGCTCGACGTCCTCGAGGTCACCGAAACGGCCACGGTCGCCCGCTACCAGCAGGCCGCGGCCGCCGACATCGAGGCGATCGCCGCCCGCGGCGCGGTCCCGGTGATCGTCGGGGGCTCGATGATGTACATCCAGTCGCTGCTCGACGCGTGGTCGTTCCCCGCCACCGATGCCGCCGTGCGCGCCAAATGGGAGGGCCGGCTGGCCGAGATCGGGGTGGGCGCCCTGCACCGGGAACTGGCCCGCGTCGACGCCGACGCCGCGGCCTCGATCCTGCCGACCGACGGCCGCCGCATCGTGCGGGCCCTCGAGGTCGTCGAGTTGACGGGGCAGCCGTTCGCCGCGTCCGCGCCGGTGATCGGTGCGCCGCGCTGGGACACCGCAATCGTCGGATTAGATTGGGACACAACTGTTCTCGATGAGCGACTGGCCCAACGCACCGACAAGATGTTCGCCGAGGGGCTGGTCGACGAGGTGCGCGGATTGTTGCGGCAAGGGCTGCGCGACGGGGTGACCGCGGCCCGTGCGCTCGGCTACGCCCAGGTGATCGCCGACCTCGACGCGGGTGGGGACGGGTCGGCGGCCCGCGAGCCGACGTTCTTCGCCACCCGCCGCTACGTCCGCCGTCAGCGCTCCTGGTTCCGCCGCGACCACCGCATCACCTGGCTGGACGGCGGCGCCCCCGACAACGTCGAGCGCACGCTGCGGATATGGCGGCACGTATCCTGA
- the dapF gene encoding diaminopimelate epimerase produces the protein MEFAKGHGTQNDFVLLPDPDGRLSLTPAGVAVLCDRRQGLGADGVLRVTRAGVAGLDRLPEGVAADDWYMDYRNADGSVAQMCGNGVRVFAHYLRASGLESRDEFTVGSLAGPRPVVLHRWDDTTADVTVEMGKTNQLGTGEAIVGGRPFAGLAVDVGNPHLACVDADLTVDELAALDVAAPVSFDSGQFPEGVNVEVLTAPHGSAVSMRVHERGVGETRSCGTGTVAAAVAALAYEGATTGTLLVRIPGGEVTVTVTDASSFLRGPSVLVARGEVAEEWWRIAQR, from the coding sequence GTGGAATTCGCCAAAGGCCACGGCACGCAGAACGACTTCGTGCTGCTGCCGGACCCCGACGGCAGGCTGTCGCTGACGCCGGCCGGGGTGGCCGTGCTGTGCGACCGGCGTCAGGGCCTCGGCGCCGACGGGGTGCTGCGGGTGACCAGGGCCGGTGTCGCCGGACTCGACCGACTGCCCGAAGGGGTGGCGGCCGACGACTGGTACATGGACTACCGCAACGCCGACGGGTCGGTTGCGCAGATGTGCGGCAACGGGGTTCGGGTGTTCGCTCACTACCTGCGGGCCAGCGGCCTGGAGAGCCGCGACGAGTTCACCGTCGGCTCACTGGCGGGTCCGCGTCCTGTGGTGCTGCACCGGTGGGACGACACCACCGCGGACGTCACAGTCGAAATGGGCAAGACCAACCAACTCGGCACGGGGGAGGCCATCGTCGGCGGACGGCCGTTCGCCGGTCTGGCGGTCGACGTGGGCAACCCGCACCTGGCGTGCGTCGATGCGGACCTGACGGTCGACGAACTCGCCGCGCTGGACGTCGCGGCGCCGGTGTCGTTCGACAGCGGGCAGTTTCCCGAAGGCGTCAACGTCGAGGTTTTGACCGCCCCACACGGGTCAGCGGTGTCGATGCGGGTACACGAACGGGGTGTCGGAGAAACCCGCTCGTGCGGCACCGGGACGGTCGCGGCGGCGGTCGCGGCGCTGGCGTACGAGGGTGCCACCACCGGCACACTGCTGGTGCGGATACCCGGCGGCGAGGTCACCGTCACCGTCACCGACGCCAGCAGCTTCCTGCGCGGCCCCTCGGTGCTGGTGGCGCGCGGCGAGGTGGCCGAGGAATGGTGGCGCATTGCGCAGCGTTAA